A region from the Flavobacterium enshiense genome encodes:
- a CDS encoding IPExxxVDY family protein — protein sequence MAIHKIQIDDFISIDYQLVAIHSSLEDYRLAYFINQKLAISFEKSKNDIGIQIPEGKSHFTRFVFDDEKHELYWNLIPNKTTVVTQQTQATSLFEETGLDITTNIFLLPELKKVDYILKIENTDDFFDTNNLIDELLTIKQITTAYKIEQNTLKSKNNLIF from the coding sequence ATGGCCATTCACAAAATCCAGATTGACGATTTTATTTCGATTGACTATCAGCTCGTCGCGATACATTCTTCGCTGGAGGATTACCGTCTGGCTTATTTTATCAATCAGAAACTGGCGATATCTTTCGAAAAAAGCAAGAACGATATCGGCATACAAATCCCTGAAGGTAAAAGCCATTTCACCCGCTTCGTTTTTGATGACGAAAAACACGAGTTGTATTGGAATTTAATTCCCAACAAAACAACTGTCGTAACCCAACAAACCCAAGCCACTTCCCTATTCGAAGAAACAGGATTGGACATTACCACCAATATTTTTCTGCTTCCCGAACTCAAGAAAGTAGACTATATCTTAAAAATTGAAAATACCGACGATTTTTTTGATACCAACAATTTAATCGATGAATTGCTCACGATTAAACAAATTACAACGGCTTATAAAATCGAACAAAATACGCTGAAATCGAAAAATAATTTAATTTTCTAA